A window from Streptomyces sp. NBC_00271 encodes these proteins:
- a CDS encoding trypsin-like serine peptidase — MKAGIALTLVIVGAAAVVGSAAEETHTSRNSGRSSYGKSGEPGQTPQDQDPSATAPAQDGTAYTPRRTDENARIGTVFEKDDHGAHFCTASVVQSPGRNMLITAAHCAFDADAGKPVDDLVFAPGYRNGDEPTGLWKANKVVVDDRWAKSQDEDLDVAFLTVDPKDGKNIQDVLGGNSLGIDRGFNNEVKITGYPTSRDTPISCQNRTTKYSDTQLRIQCTDFEGGTSGSPWLANYDPKSRTGTVIGILGGHEGGGDEDDVSYAAYFDNDIAKLYQRAQDEDGN, encoded by the coding sequence ATGAAGGCTGGCATAGCACTGACGCTGGTCATCGTGGGGGCAGCCGCAGTGGTGGGTTCCGCCGCGGAGGAGACCCACACGAGCAGAAACAGCGGTCGCAGCAGCTACGGCAAGTCCGGCGAGCCGGGCCAGACCCCTCAGGACCAGGACCCCTCGGCGACCGCCCCCGCCCAGGACGGCACCGCGTACACCCCGCGCAGGACCGATGAGAACGCCCGGATCGGCACGGTCTTCGAGAAGGACGACCACGGCGCCCACTTCTGCACCGCGAGCGTGGTGCAGAGCCCCGGCCGGAACATGCTGATCACCGCGGCCCACTGCGCCTTCGACGCCGACGCCGGGAAGCCGGTGGACGACCTGGTCTTCGCCCCCGGCTACCGCAACGGCGACGAACCCACCGGCCTGTGGAAGGCCAACAAGGTCGTCGTCGACGACCGCTGGGCCAAATCGCAGGACGAGGACCTCGACGTCGCCTTCCTCACGGTCGACCCGAAGGACGGCAAGAACATCCAGGACGTCCTGGGCGGCAACAGCCTCGGCATAGACCGCGGCTTCAACAACGAAGTCAAGATCACCGGCTACCCCACCAGCCGTGACACCCCGATCTCCTGCCAGAACCGCACCACGAAATACAGCGACACCCAACTGCGCATCCAGTGCACCGACTTCGAGGGCGGCACGAGCGGCAGCCCCTGGCTCGCCAACTACGACCCCAAGAGCCGCACCGGCACCGTCATCGGCATCCTGGGCGGCCATGAAGGCGGCGGCGACGAGGACGACGTCTCCTATGCCGCGTATTTCGACAACGACATCGCCAAGCTCTACCAACGCGCCCAGGACGAGGACGGAAACTGA